In one Gossypium hirsutum isolate 1008001.06 chromosome D09, Gossypium_hirsutum_v2.1, whole genome shotgun sequence genomic region, the following are encoded:
- the LOC107891790 gene encoding protein GID8 homolog — translation MSLFWFVIRQLAEIEEQMATSKKVITREEWEKRLNDVKIRKEDMNKLVMNFLVTEGYVEAAENFQMESGTEPYIDLATITDRMAVKKAVQSGNVEDAIEKVNDLNPEILDTNPLLFFHLQQQRLIELIRNGKIEEALEFAQEELAPRGEENQSFLEELERTVSLLAFEDVSNCPVGELLDISQRLKTASEVNAAILTSQSHEKDPKLPSLLKMLIWAQNQLDEKAAYPRINDLSNATLEDPTV, via the exons ATGTCACTGTTCTGGTTTGTGATTCGTCAACTAGCTGAAATTGAAGAACAAATG GCTACCTCGAAGAAAGTGATTACACGGGAAGAGTGGGAAAAGAGATTAAACGATGTTAAAATAAGGAAAGAAGACATGAATAAATTGGTGATGAATTTTCTCGTCACCGAGGGTTATGTTGAAGCTGCTGAAAATTTCCAAATGGAATCGGGAACTGAGC CATATATTGATCTTGCAACAATCACGGATCGCATGGCTGTTAAAAAGGCTGTACAAAGTGGAAATGTTGAGGATGCGATCGAGAAAGTTAACGATTTAAATCCCGAG ATATTGGATACAAATCCGCTACTCTTTTTCCATCTCCAACAACAGAGATTGATAGAATTGATTAGGAACGGAAAAATAGAAGAAGCCTTGGAGTTTGCTCAAGAGGAGCTCGCACCTAGGGGAGAAGAAAAT CAAAGCTTTTTAGAGGAGTTGGAGAGAACTGTATCGCTCTTGGCTTTTGAAGATGTTTCAAACTGCCCAGTCGGAGAACTTCTGGACATATCACAGCGACTTAAGACAGCAAGTGAGGTGAACGCTGCCATTCTTACTAGCCAGAGTCATGAAAAAG AccccaagcttccaagcttgctAAAGATGCTGATATGGGCTCAAAATCAACTCGATGAGAAAGCTGCTTATCC
- the LOC107892612 gene encoding uncharacterized protein At4g04980, whose translation MRSRFKKDSSSQPACNFILIMELRKKVVTFRDIIDLPPCSTLVSTHQLLLGTLRDLQKFYPGSLPHFHKSELKRLPLDKMLLHFCKALQELGDNTSKMNDERINKNKYDIYENNNCKNVDKLIEFAMAELNVLIKMAREQFDIAAPDDEGGGNKGLDPKTNSFKKEMKKSCSKISSGCSSPTSVIPEVATDEPNSSSVTFSFRVQSVGKLNSTDVKRLKLHMFPSFGLQLPSCLNPKKIASVGDINVDDEEIEKKEAKGDDGSLVINAEEKKEAKGDDGSLVMNASIVDKDEGHIDENKRLKEPVSNDDNTKNGNDGCNDTKLAPTTAEVSPSPAPSAEVSSTIPSPPPPPASLQPKENVVSGGPPLPPSPKLEPKEPEVPKTETAIPPPPPPPGKSTSEASGGPPPPPPPVPSASGGGGAPPPAPSLSRTLTKKFGPTPPPPPPGSQANGGANPPPPPPPGGKSVRAKRGGTRLKRSSHMGNLYRNLKSKVEGSPMQGKAFGKKKGGGGVKNNSSGQGMADALAEITKKSAYFQQIEEDVEKYSKSIYELKGAIGKFKTKDMNELLQFYKEVESVLENLTDETQVLARIEDFPTKKLEALRTSSTLYSKLESMIKELKNLKIEPPLPQLLDKVSRSFTKIKGDIDALERTKDEEAKIFKGYNIEFDFQIIVRIKETMVDVSSDCMELALKERREGDGQNKNGGVKLLWRVFQFAFQVYTFAGGHDERAEKLTQELAQEIEKEAENQ comes from the exons ATGCGTTCTCGTTTCAAAAAGGATAGCTCATCTCAACCCGCATGTAATTTCATTCTTATAATGGAACTTCGGAAAAAAGTTGTAACCTTTCGCGACATTATTGACCTACCACCTTGTAGTACCTTGGTTTCAACACATCAG TTGTTATTAGGAACATTGAGAGATCTCCAAAAGTTCTACCCTGGAAGCTTACCACATTTCCACAAGTCAGAACTGAAAAGATTACCACTTGATAAG ATGTTGTTACACTTTTGCAAGGCATTGCAAGAACTTGGAGATAACACATCAAAGATGAATGATGAGCggataaacaaaaataaatatgatatatatGAGAACAACAATTGCAAAAATGTTGATAAACTAA TTGAATTTGCCATGGCGGAACTCAATGTGTTGATCAAAATGGCCAGAGAGCAATTCGATATAGCCGCCCCCGACGACGAGGGGGGCGGAAACAAAGGGTTGGATCCTAAAACTAACTCGTTCAAGAAGGAAATGAAGAAATCTTGTTCGAAAATAAGCTCCGGTTGCTCTTCCCCAACATCGGTCATCCCGGAAGTGGCGACTGATGAACCGAATTCTTCGTCCGTTACGTTCTCTTTTAGGGTTCAATCGGTGGGAAAATTGAATTCGACGGATGTTAAGCGACTCAAGTTACATATGTTTCCGAGTTTTGGGCTTCAGCTTCCCAGTTGTTTGAACCCAAAGAAGATCGCTAGTGTCGGAGACATCAACGTCGACGAtgaagaaatagaaaagaaagaggCAAAGGGTGATGATGGATCTTTAGTGATTAATgcagaagaaaagaaagaagcaaAGGGTGATGATGGATCTTTAGTGATGAATGCATCCATTGTTGACAAAGACGAAGGTCACATTGATGAAAATAAGAGACTAAAAGAGCCGGTTTCTAATGATGATAATACTAAAAACGGTAATGATGGATGCAATGATACTAAATTAGCACCAACAACAGCTGAAGTTTCACCGTCACCAGCACCATCGGCGGAAGTTTCATCGACAATACCGTCTCCGCCGCCACCGCCTGCTTCCTTGCAGCCGAAGGAAAATGTAGTATCAGGAGGACCACCATTGCCCCCATCCCCGAAGTTGGAGCCAAAAGAACCAGAAGTGCCCAAAACTGAAACAGCAATCCCACCGCCACCTCCTCCTCCGGGGAAGTCAACTTCGGAGGCATCCGGGGGACCCCCTCCTCCGCCACCTCCAGTACCTTCTGCATCAGGAGGAGGAGGAGCACCACCACCAGCACCCTCACTATCCAGAACGCTTACGAAAAAATTTGGACCAACGCCACCACCACCGCCACCCGGGTCACAGGCAAATGGTGGGGCTAATCCGCCGCCTCCTCCGCCTCCCGGAGGAAAATCTGTCCGCGCTAAGAGAGGAGGTACTAGATTGAAGAGATCAAGTCATATGGGTAACCTATATAGGAATCTCAAGAGCAAAGTAGAAGGATCTCCAATGCAAGGCAAAGCATTTGGTAAAAAAAAAGGTGGTGGTGGGGTTAAAAACAACAGCAGTGGGCAAGgcatggctgatgcattagcagAGATTACAAAGAA ATCAGCTTATTTCCAACAAATTGAAGAAGATGTTGAGAAGTATTCAAAATCAATCTATGAGCTCAAAGGTGCCATTGGAAAGTTCAAGACAAAGGACATGAATGAGTTGCTTCAGTTCTATAAAGAAGTAGAATCCGTTCTCGAGAACCTAACAGATGAAACTCAG GTTCTAGCAAGGATTGAAGATTTCCCAACAAAAAAGTTGGAAGCATTAAGGACATCTTCTACACTTTACTCCAAATTAGAATCAATGATTAAAGAACTCAAGAACCTGAAGATTGAACCTCCTTTGCCACAACTACTTGACAAGGTTTCTCGTTCCTTCACTAAG ATCAAAGGTGACATAGATGCTTTGGAGCGAACCAAAGATGAAGAAGCCAAGATATTTAAGGGCTACAATATTGAATTTGACTTCCAAATTATTGTGCGAATCAAAGAAACCATGGTTGACGTTTCCTCCGATTGCATGGAGTTGGCATTGAAG GAGAGAAGAGAAGGTGATGGGCAAAACAAAAATGGTGGCGTTAAGTTGCTATGGAGAGTTTTCCAATTCGCTTTCCAGGTTTACACATTTGCCGGCGGACATGATGAACGTGCTGAGAAGTTGACACAAGAATTGGCTCAAGAAATTGAGAAGGAGGCCGAAAACCAGTAA
- the LOC107891789 gene encoding polyphenol oxidase, chloroplastic-like — translation MASLLPPSVAISGGSDTATSFLPKTSQLSIPGKRKPNFISKPVSCKATNGDDQNKFDRRDILLGLGGLYGVSSLNDSLAFAKPVTGPDFTHCGRPDLPIGAANINCCPPPSTKIVDFVLPPSNAPLQTRPAAHLVNDDYLAKFSKAIELMKALPASDPRSFMQQANVHCAYCDGAYHQLGFPDLDLQVHNSWLFFPFHRFYLYFFEKILGKLIDDPTFAMPFWNWDSPAGMQMPAIYANPNSPLYDKLRNARHKPPTLLDLDYNGVDETLSSKDQISSNLNVMYRQMVSNGKTAKLFLGNAYRAGEEPDPGAGSLENIPHGLVHIWCGDNTQQNFENMGNFYSAGRDPIFYAHHSNVDRMWSVWKTLGGKRTDFTDSDWLDSAFLFYDENANLVRVKVRDCLDTKKLRYEYQNVEIPWLKTKPTPKRVISKVKRALGVANAAETKKMVVRNFKFPLVLDDIVSLEVARPKKSRSRKEKEEEEEVLVIENIEFDRHQVVKFDVYINDEDDTVIGPDNTEFAGSFVNVPHKHKHGKKMATFLRLGLTDLLEELDAEDDDGVVVTLVPKFGKGLAKIGGIKIEFARD, via the coding sequence ATGGCTTCTCTTTTACCACCATCGGTGGCCATATCCGGCGGCAGCGACACCGCCACTTCTTTCCTTCCAAAAACTTCCCAACTTTCAATACCCGGTAAACGAAAGCCAAACTTCATATCCAAACCAGTGTCATGCAAAGCCACAAATGGTGATGATCAAAACAAGTTTGATAGAAGAGACATTCTCCTTGGCCTTGGAGGTCTTTACGGCGTATCCTCGCTTAACGATTCGTTAGCATTTGCGAAGCCGGTCACCGGCCCGGACTTCACTCATTGCGGTCGACCGGACCTACCTATCGGTGCCGCAAACATCAATTGTTGCCCACCGCCGTCGACGAAAATCGTGGATTTCGTCCTCCCTCCTTCGAATGCCCCATTACAAACTCGGCCAGCAGCTCATTTAGTTAATGATGATTACTTGGCTAAATTTTCCAAGGCCATTGAGCTAATGAAAGCTCTCCCTGCTAGTGATCCACGTAGTTTCATGCAACAAGCAAATGTTCATTGTGCTTATTGTGATGGTGCTTATCATCAATTAGGGTTCCCTGATCTTGATCTCCAAGTTCATAATTCATGGCTGTTTTTCCCCTTTCATagattttatctttatttctttGAAAAAATATTAGGGAAATTGATTGATGATCCAACTTTTGCAATGCCATTTTGGAATTGGGATTCTCCTGCCGGCATGCAAATGCCTGCTATTTATGCAAACCCTAATTCTCCCCTCTACGATAAGCTTCGTAACGCTCGTCATAAACCGCCGACCCTTCTCGATCTCGATTACAACGGCGTTGATGAAACCTTGTCAAGTAAAGATCAGATATCGAGTAACCTCAACGTCATGTATAGGCAAATGGTGTCTAATGGGAAAACTGCTAAGCTTTTCCTAGGGAATGCTTATCGTGCCGGGGAGGAACCGGACCCCGGTGCCGGTTCCCTTGAGAACATCCCTCACGGGCTGGTCCACATTTGGTGCGGTGACAACACGCAACAGAATTTTGAGAACATGGGGAACTTTTATTCGGCCGGGAGAGACCCTATTTTCTATGCTCATCACTCAAATGTGGACCGGATGTGGTCGGTTTGGAAGACATTGGGAGGGAAACGAACCGATTTCACCGACTCAGATTGGTTAGACTCGGCTTTTCTTTTCTACGATGAAAATGCTAATCTTGTACGTGTTAAGGTTCGTGATTGCCTTGACACTAAGAAATTACGATACGAGTATCAAAACGTCGAAATCCCTTGGTTAAAAACCAAGCCAACACCTAAAAGGGTTATAAGTAAAGTGAAAAGAGCTTTGGGAGTTGCCAATGCGGCAGAGACAAAGAAAATGGTTGTAAGAAATTTTAAGTTCCCTCTCGTTTTAGACGATATCGTCAGCCTCGAAGTTGCGAGGCCGAAGAAATCAAGGagtagaaaagaaaaggaagaagaagaggaggtgtTGGTGATTGAGAACATCGAATTTGACCGACATCAAGTGGTGAAATTTGATGTGTACATTAACGATGAAGATGACACGGTGATCGGACCAGACAACACCGAATTCGCGGGGAGTTTCGTCAATGTGCCGCATAAACATAAGCATGGGAAGAAAATGGCAACATTTTTGAGGTTAGGGTTGACGGATTTGCTGGAGGAATTGGATGCTGAGGATGATGATGGTGTTGTGGTCACTTTGGTGCCTAAATTTGGTAAGGGTTTAGCTAAGATTGGTGGCATCAAAATTGAGTTTGCTCGAGATTGA